TTTTCCATGTTGAGAATCTGGTCTGGTGCTCCAAATAGAATAAACTGCTGCAAAACAGGATTCTCGTTGTTGATAATTTCATCGGGAGTCCCGTAGGCAATCTGTTTACCTTCATGAATCATAGCCATCCGAGTCGCGACACTAAAAGCACTGTGCATATCGTGTGTCACCACAACAGAGGTAACATTCAACTTTTCGTGTAGATCGTTGATGAGTTGATTGATTTCAGTGCATGTAACCGGATCAAGTCCAGTCGTAGGTTCATCGTATAAAATAACTTCCGGATTGAAGGCGAGTGCGCGTGCGAGTCCAACACGTTTTCGCATACCACCGCTTAATTCGGCCGGACGTAACTCCTGAACACCACTTAAATCAACAAGACTGAGCTTTTCATCAACAATTTTACGGATATCCTGCTTGCTGAGGTCTGTATGCTGATCAAGCATAAAAGCAATATTTTCTGCGACAGTCATCGAATCAAACAGCGCAGCAGATTGGAAAAGCATTCCAATGTTTCGACGGATGATATTGACTTCTTTGGTGCCGAGGCGCGAGATCTCCGTACCATCAAACCAAATCTCTCCGGAATCGGCGGCCATTAATCCAGTAATAATCTTGAGCAAAACACTTTTTCCAGACCCGCTTCGCCCCATAACTACGATCGTTTCACCGCGTGGAATCTCAAGGCTCAACCCGTTCAAAACGTTTTTTCCGCCGAAGCTTTTGGTGACATTTCTAACTGAAATCATCAAACTTCTTCGGTGTGGAAATCCCCTGTCTTTAGACGGGGGAGGAAACACCGCTCCTGTAGTTGAAATTTAAGCGCGTGAGAACTTGAAAGTTGGTGCGTTTTGCATTGACTGTTAATCGTTTTCCATCTAAGGCGTATAGCGAAAATCTGCCTTTGGCATTGATACCTGAGAGTCGCGTGATCCCGTATTGGACGTGTCGTATCAATGTATTTTTAGCAAGACCTTTTTCTAACACAGTGCCACCATAACGTGGACGTTTTCCGCCTTTTTGTGGGTTCTGTCTGTGAAGTTCACGTCTGCGTATAGGAATAGGGGATATGCAGAATATATCGGTATTCTCGGGTGTATCAGAACCGCCAACGGTATAATACGCTAAACACCAACTACCTACGCAATGGGCTTCAAAGGTTTCTGAAAGTTTCTCATGAGACTTCTTAAGTCCAAGCCTATCTCGTATACCCTTTGTTTTCCAACCTTGTAAAGTTAGCAACTCCCACTGTTTTTCAACTTCGCAATAGAACCACTGTTTACCGATTTCCAAAGGACTAAACGACTGATTCCACTTCTTTGCACGCTGTAGAGTTCGTGCTTTAATATCTTCTACACAGACGTGCGTGACGGGATACAACTTCGAGAGCCACTCAATGAGCACACCCGCTTTGTTAGCATGTGTCGGCATGAGTTGTTTGCCAGACTTACTTTTGACAGGAACAAACATAGTTTGTAATCTCCCTTACAGGTTGTGTGTTGCCCCATCCAGATCGCGGTATCAGCGTTTACATAGGACTTGGGGAGCATCCTAACCACCTTTGCGTGCCACCACAGATACAACGATATTTTACTGTAGTAAAGAACTTAATCTTTAAACAGGGAACGTGCGGCTACGCTATGTCAAAGCACCTATGCTTTAGCAAGGTGATCTTTACATTTAATAGTGGTTAGTTGTCGGTAAACCGATAACTATAAACTCAGATTACACCATACCTAAGATATTAAAGAGCACATGATTTAAGACGAAATCCAAGACGAGAATAGCTATAAGCGAGATGACAGCAGAGCCAGTTGTAGCAATACCGACTCCCTCTGCCCCCCCAGCAGAGGAGATACTAAAACCCTTGTAACAACCGACAGCTGCGATCGCCATTCCAAAGGAGGTAGCCTTAATGAGACTAATCAACACACTGCCAACAAAGAGGTTCTTTTGAACCTCGGAAAGGAAAAAGTAGCCGTTCACATCAAATAGTGTTACAACAGCGATGAATCCGCCTGCAATACCCGCAAATGTTGAAAAGATCGTAAGCGTCGGCAGCATAATAGAACAGGCAAGAAATCGAGGGACAACCAAATACTTGACGGGATTCGTCCCCATCACCTCAAGCGCATCAATTTGCTCTGTAACCTTCATTGTGGAGAGTTCAGCGGTAATCGATGCTCCGATGCGTCCGGCAAGCACAAATGCCGTAATCATCGGACCCAGTTCCTTTACGACCGAAACACAAACAAACCTTGCCACCGAACCTTCTACAGCATACGGCTTCAGCTGAATATAGCCTTGAACCCCCAAGACCATTCCGGTGAAAAACCCAGAAACAATAACCACAGCTAAAGAATTGAAACCGATCAGCAATAACTGTTTAATCAGGAGATCAAACTGAAAAGGGGGACGAAAAATTTGAAAGAGCGTTTGAAAAAACAGTGTAAAGGCTTGCCCTATCTCAGAAAGCACACGGTGCAACCGACTTTTGATTGAATGATAAACCCCACCCGAGGATTCGTGTATAGTGGATTGCTGATCCATATTTTTTAACTCAGATTTTCAAAGCGCATCTGTTTTTTGGTAAAATAGAGCACGACTGTCCCCGTTGGTCCGTTGCGCTGTTTTTTTATCATGAGATTTGCTTCAACCCGATCCCCAGCTTCCTCCTCCTCGTAGTAATCTTCTCGATATAAAAACGCGACGAGGTCGGCATCTTGTTCAATTGCCCCGGATTCTCTTAAGTCAGAAAGCTGCGGTTGTTTATTTGGACGGCGTTCTACTTCGCGACTCAACTGCGAGCACGCAATAATTGGCACATCAAGTTCCCAAGCAAGAACTTTCAAGGCACGCGAGATCTCAGAGATCTCCTGTTCGCGAGAATTGTATCTGCCAGCTCCTCTGAGGAGTTGCAAATAGTCAACAATAATAAGCGCCAGATTGTTGTGCTCCCCTTTTAGTCTGCGTCCTTCGGCACGCAGGCTCTGAACAGTAAGACCCCGATTATCATTGATAAGAACAGGTGCCTCCGCGAGCCTACCCGCTGCCTCGGTCAAGGGTCGCCAATAATCTTCACTAAAATTACCCGTTCGGAGCCGCCCGAAATCAATGTGAGATTCAGCAGATAACATGCGCATAACGATGTCCTGTGCAGGCATCTCAAGGCTAAAAATGGCAACTGGCCGCTCTTGCTCAAGCGCGATGTTTTGTGCCATATTCAGCACCAAAGTCGTTTTGCCCATACTCGGTCGGGCGGCAATAATGATAAAGTTGCCGGGTTGTAACCCAGAGGTCATGTGGTCAAAATCCATGAAGCCTGTTGGTACGCCTAAAAACCGATCGGATTTATGATAGAGTTTTTCTATAGCGTCTATGCTATCTGAGATGAGTGGCTGGATTGGGTAAAACCCGCGTTGTGCTTTGTCTTGACCGATTTCAAAGACAGATTCCTGCGCTTGATTAAGGATTTCCGAGAGTTCTATGCTTTCATCCTTGGCGACCTCGCGGATCTGTGAACCTGCTTGAATCAACTGGCGGCGTGTTGACTTTTCATAAAGGATATCGGCATAAAACTCGGTACTCTCCGTCTCAACAATAGGTGCTTGCAGTTCATAGAGGTAGCTTGTACCACCGGTCCTATTAATCTGATTCGTCCGTCTGAGTTCGTCAGCAACGAGAACCGGATCGGCGTTGCTAACGCGCTCATAGACAGCAAGAATAGCTGTATAGATTAACTGATGATCGGTCGTGAAGAATGCCTCAGAAGTATGTCCGAGGAGGGCAATTACACGAGGAATCACCGACTTCTCAGTCATCATTGCACCGAGTACCGCCTGTTCAGCCTCCTTATCAGAAAGAGTCTCAACCGCTTCTGCCTGCATGATTACGCTTCACGTTCAACAACCACCCGGAGTTCAGCGTGAACGTCGGTATGCAACCTGACAGGGACCATGAACACACCGAGTTCACGAATCGGTTCTGCGAGTTCAAAGAAGCGTCTTTCTAAATCAAATCCCTCAGCACTTAACGCCTCCGCGATATCCATAGGGGTAACAGAACCAAAAAGTCGGTCATTTTCGCCAGCACGCCGACTTAGCGTGCATGTAACTCCGGCAATTTGTGCAGCAATTTCACGTGCCTGTTCTCTATTTTTCGATTCTTGGTGATCAATAACCCGCTTTTGGTGCTCAAAGTGTCGACGGTTCCGCTCGGTTGCATGGACCGCCAATTGCATGGGCAAGAGGTAGTTACGCGCATAGCCATCAGCAACGTTCAATACATCACCTGGGACACCAAGTCCTTCAATACTTTCCTTTAAAATCACTTCCATAATTAAAACCCTAATTGGTTGTCGGTCTTCAGTCTTTAGCTAAAGAGATACTTTCTAACAATTCACCGCGCCTTGGCGTACGCCAAGCTTGGGTTGATTGTTACTAGCACCCTCTTAACCGACAACTGATAACTGATGACTGACAACTATTGCGTAAACGGCAACAATGCCATATTACGAGCACGCTTCACTGCGCGCGTCACCATTCGCTGTTGTTTCGCCGAGAGTCCAGTAACACGGCGACTCACTATTTTCCCACGTTCGTTAATAAATTTTTGCAGCGTATCGACATCTTTGTAATCAAAAGATTCGATCTTGTGAAAGCGCTGCCGCCGACGGTATGCCATATAATCTTGTTCCTTCTGTATTAAGTTGCGCGCCAATTAACTTGACGCGCTATATGTTTGCCTGTCTCCGAGAGAAAAAGAAAAGCAGAAATGACATAGAGAAGAGTCGCCATATCACACTGACGCTCCAAAAAACATTGCTTTTACTTTCCTTAAAACGGTATATCATCGTCCGTTGAGGAAGTGGTACTGCTTGCTTGGGGTGCGGGTGCTTCTTGATACGGTGCAGATTGCGTCGGAGCTGCTGCGGGTTGAGCATTCGCATAACCACCGCTCATTTCATCTTCATCACGCCGCCCAACAAATTGGAACCGCATAAGTCTGACTTTGAGTCGATTCCGCTTAGTGCCATCTTCGGCTTCCCATGAATCGTATTTGAGGGAGCCCTCAACCAAAATCGGTCTGCCTTTACTGAAATATTCACCTACAATTTCAGCTTGCCTACCCCATGCTTCTACGTCAACAAAACAGGCAGATTCTTTCTTTTCACCAGTCTGCTGATCCGTGTAAGTTTCATTCATAGCCAACCCAAAATTGGCTACGGCTGTCCCGCTCGGCAGGAATTTCACTTCAGGGTCGCGGGTAAGGTTTCCCATCAGGATGACCTTGTTGTAACTTGCCATGGTTTCTCCTCTTCAAACATTCGTTTAGACTTTTGGCATCAGTCGAAAAGCCAAAACTCGTTTTTTTAAATCTGGATGATGCTCACTTTATTCAGGCGTTGCCGTGTCTTGAGATCCGCCATCACTATTGGGTGTCGCTTGCTCTGCCTCGGCGGCGAGTTCTGCTTTTAACTTATCGATATCGTCCTCGTATCGGACAACCATGTAACGTAGAATCGTTTCAATAACACGCAGAGATTGGTTTAGTTCAGCGACAAAACCCGGTGCACTCTCAAAAATGTAGAGCACATAATAACCTTCACTACGTTTCTGGATCGGATAGGCGAGCCGCTTTTTTCCCCAAGGATCAACTTTCAGGAGAGTTCCGCCATTTTCGATAATGCTCTTTACTTGATTAGTAAGAGTCTCTGCTTCGCTCTCATCATAGTCAGGGGTGATGATAAGCAGGAGTTCGTAAGGATTCAAATTTTTATGCCTCTCTTTGGACCAATGGCTCCACTGCGATTTCAACAAAAGCAGGGAGCAGAGATTAGTTGTGTAAATTCCACCTGATGTACACACTGAAGATGTAATCACACTTTGGATGGAATTTTATTCACCCATTGTTAATTTGTATAATTATACCACATTTTAAGACCTATATCAACCCAAAAACCATTTTTTTTGCAAAATTACCTAAAAAATGATAACAGTTTTTCATAGGAAAATGAGCAGAAGTCCTTTGGAAAAGTCGGAGCAATTCACAAAGATTTTTAGGCATTTAAATTGGAAACACTGCGTGCGCCGTCACATGTAACGGTAATAAGAAAGGACGTTTTGATGCAAGCACCTCTTGGCGGAGCCGTGCCGCTAAGGTATCCAAACCGACCTGCTCTGCCGTCGCCAGCCTGTATTTTTCCAGAAGTGGAAGGAGGCTCTGAAAGATAGTTACCATGTATCGATAACCCGCCCATGCTTCTGCTGCACCAATTGGAGATTCAAGGTGCATCGCTGGTGGCGGCAAACCTGCGTCTATAAAAGCGCGATACAATCCGATCCCCATGTCAAGGTGTGCCCCTGAATGCTCAAACACCTCTAAAATCCACGCAATGAGTTGGTTTATAAGCGGTGTGTCGGGATGTATGAACGCAGGATAGAGCGTGTATTCGGGTTCCTGAAACGCGACGATACCGCCCGGTTTCACATGCGCCATGAGTTTCGCAAATGCCGTCCGAGGATCCGCCATATACATCAGGACAAACCGTCCGACAACTGCATCAAACTTATCTGGAAAGTCAAGCGTTCGCGCATCACCAGCAATAAATTCAACGTTCCGCATGCCAGCCTCGGCAGCACGCTGACGGGCTGTGTCGAGAATCGCTGCATTAACGTCTACACCAATAACCTGCCCTGTCGGTCCAACGCGTTCAGCAAGCGTGAGAGCGACATCACCAGCACCGCTACCAATTTCAAGGACGCGCATCCCTTCAGCAATACCAGCGCGTCTGCAGAGCCGAGTTGTTGACTCCCCATAGATTCTGGATTGCTCAATGAGGCGTGTCGTTTCATGTGAAGTGCGTCCTAACGTATAGGTGGCATCGTGACTTGACGTATATGGGTTCTCTGAACGATTTTTCGCCATCTACAGAGCCTTTTAGGATGCGAGGGTCGCATACGCCGTAATATGCGGTGGCAAGAGGAGCGGTCGTTTTGACGTGGTGACTTCCGCTTGAATCCGATCCGCGAGTGTGTCGACATCTACCTCTTCAGCTGTGGCAATCCCGTACGCTTCCATGAGCGGAACGAGGCTCCGGAAACTGTTGGCGAGATACTCAAATCCGGGCCAGCCCTCAGGACCACCCATCGGTGCCTCAAAGTGTAAGGTCGGTTCAGGCAAACCCGCATCAACGAATACACGGTAAAGTTCCATACCCATGTTGAGATGTGCCCCTGAACGTTCAAACACCGTGAGTCCCCATTCGACCAATTGGTTTATCAAAGGTGTG
The DNA window shown above is from Candidatus Poribacteria bacterium and carries:
- a CDS encoding ABC transporter ATP-binding protein — encoded protein: MISVRNVTKSFGGKNVLNGLSLEIPRGETIVVMGRSGSGKSVLLKIITGLMAADSGEIWFDGTEISRLGTKEVNIIRRNIGMLFQSAALFDSMTVAENIAFMLDQHTDLSKQDIRKIVDEKLSLVDLSGVQELRPAELSGGMRKRVGLARALAFNPEVILYDEPTTGLDPVTCTEINQLINDLHEKLNVTSVVVTHDMHSAFSVATRMAMIHEGKQIAYGTPDEIINNENPVLQQFILFGAPDQILNMENPILKRYLGR
- a CDS encoding ABC transporter permease, with translation MDQQSTIHESSGGVYHSIKSRLHRVLSEIGQAFTLFFQTLFQIFRPPFQFDLLIKQLLLIGFNSLAVVIVSGFFTGMVLGVQGYIQLKPYAVEGSVARFVCVSVVKELGPMITAFVLAGRIGASITAELSTMKVTEQIDALEVMGTNPVKYLVVPRFLACSIMLPTLTIFSTFAGIAGGFIAVVTLFDVNGYFFLSEVQKNLFVGSVLISLIKATSFGMAIAAVGCYKGFSISSAGGAEGVGIATTGSAVISLIAILVLDFVLNHVLFNILGMV
- the dnaB gene encoding replicative DNA helicase, translated to MQAEAVETLSDKEAEQAVLGAMMTEKSVIPRVIALLGHTSEAFFTTDHQLIYTAILAVYERVSNADPVLVADELRRTNQINRTGGTSYLYELQAPIVETESTEFYADILYEKSTRRQLIQAGSQIREVAKDESIELSEILNQAQESVFEIGQDKAQRGFYPIQPLISDSIDAIEKLYHKSDRFLGVPTGFMDFDHMTSGLQPGNFIIIAARPSMGKTTLVLNMAQNIALEQERPVAIFSLEMPAQDIVMRMLSAESHIDFGRLRTGNFSEDYWRPLTEAAGRLAEAPVLINDNRGLTVQSLRAEGRRLKGEHNNLALIIVDYLQLLRGAGRYNSREQEISEISRALKVLAWELDVPIIACSQLSREVERRPNKQPQLSDLRESGAIEQDADLVAFLYREDYYEEEEAGDRVEANLMIKKQRNGPTGTVVLYFTKKQMRFENLS
- the rplI gene encoding 50S ribosomal protein L9, with the translated sequence MEVILKESIEGLGVPGDVLNVADGYARNYLLPMQLAVHATERNRRHFEHQKRVIDHQESKNREQAREIAAQIAGVTCTLSRRAGENDRLFGSVTPMDIAEALSAEGFDLERRFFELAEPIRELGVFMVPVRLHTDVHAELRVVVEREA
- the rpsR gene encoding 30S ribosomal protein S18 is translated as MAYRRRQRFHKIESFDYKDVDTLQKFINERGKIVSRRVTGLSAKQQRMVTRAVKRARNMALLPFTQ
- the ssb gene encoding single-stranded DNA-binding protein, whose amino-acid sequence is MASYNKVILMGNLTRDPEVKFLPSGTAVANFGLAMNETYTDQQTGEKKESACFVDVEAWGRQAEIVGEYFSKGRPILVEGSLKYDSWEAEDGTKRNRLKVRLMRFQFVGRRDEDEMSGGYANAQPAAAPTQSAPYQEAPAPQASSTTSSTDDDIPF
- the rpsF gene encoding 30S ribosomal protein S6; amino-acid sequence: MNPYELLLIITPDYDESEAETLTNQVKSIIENGGTLLKVDPWGKKRLAYPIQKRSEGYYVLYIFESAPGFVAELNQSLRVIETILRYMVVRYEDDIDKLKAELAAEAEQATPNSDGGSQDTATPE
- a CDS encoding methyltransferase domain-containing protein, which produces MAKNRSENPYTSSHDATYTLGRTSHETTRLIEQSRIYGESTTRLCRRAGIAEGMRVLEIGSGAGDVALTLAERVGPTGQVIGVDVNAAILDTARQRAAEAGMRNVEFIAGDARTLDFPDKFDAVVGRFVLMYMADPRTAFAKLMAHVKPGGIVAFQEPEYTLYPAFIHPDTPLINQLIAWILEVFEHSGAHLDMGIGLYRAFIDAGLPPPAMHLESPIGAAEAWAGYRYMVTIFQSLLPLLEKYRLATAEQVGLDTLAARLRQEVLASKRPFLLPLHVTAHAVFPI